The stretch of DNA CAGTTGTTTAGGTTGAAAAGTGTGTTATAAATATAAGGCATTATAATTAATTCTTTCTTATGTATCCACCGAGGCATATTGAGAATGGCTAGTCAAGCTTCTATAAAGTActcctgaaattttccattctggcTCCAGGTGTAGACAGATGACCTAGATACAAACAAAAATGACCTGTTCTAGTCCCTTCTCTACAACACTATGGGGTGCTACTTTCCATGTGCTTCTGCTGTTCTTCTTGACACCAGTCTCACCCGTTGGCAAGCGCAGGCAGTGACTAAGTCTTCCACATAGAACCACTCAGTTAGAACGTGCATGCCTGAGACAATGACCAACACCACCTTTTGTGAGGGAAGGTCAGGAGGCAGCAAGCAGCAATCCAGAGAGGCTAACAAGGAAAGGGACAGAGATAGAAGATTTCTAGGGTGGacgtgtgttttttttaaagacggTAACATAGTCAGATATCCAGCTGAAACCTGTATTTATTCAACTGACCAAAATTCAGTTAAACTAAATATGGGTATGAAAAGTTATCTGACATAATCCTTCAGCATAAGATATGACAGAATCCACAGTTttcaaacaacatgcacacacTCATGCCTCTAAAAGTGCTTGGACTCAGAATTCATTCTCCTATATAACCTCAGCTATACTCCTCCCTATTCAATTCTGCTATTAAGAAATCAGTTTCAAGATCTCAAGTTGCGTGGTTAAAGTCTCCTTCCCACTCCTTAGACTACTTTCTTTGGTTACCCCTTTCTGCCCTTCCATGGCTGTTAATCTTCCTCtttgttacattaaaaaaaaaatccatctgtttTCTTTACAGCATAGAACCAGCATGTAATCACACCAGGGTGGTTATTATACATGGAATATCCTGCACCATTGGTTTTCTAGATATGACTGAACTACCCTACAAGTACCTCTGCTTATGTAGGCAGCGGACAAGCTACAACCAGAGTGGGTGTGTCTACATCTGCACCTTTTCTTATGGGACTTCTGTGAGAGAGGCAtcaggattttatttatttattttactgactCAGGCAAAATCCCCCCTGACTACAATATAAGAGCTGATTTGTGGAATGGGTCTACATGGAAGTTTGGTTCTCTTTCATCTCTGCAATTTCATGTTCTTCCACATATAATATTTTGCTATTGCAAATGATTTAAAAAGGAAGACAAACCGTAGTTAAAACTAGaaaccattaatttcaatggggagttttgcttgagtaaggaccaAAGGATCCGTATGGACACATTTTGCTTAAACATCAAACCAAATTGGCTAAGGATATAATCTAGTAAGTGCTGTGGCTGATGCTATTTTGGGGGGGAGTGCAAAGAGGGTCTCACACTAGGAATGCAAAATAGTTTCCTCTGTGGTGAAAAATGAGGAAGAATAGGTAGCAGGTGCTAGTAAGTAGTAGTAAATATTTATGACAGGTAAATGTGTCCAAATCTCTTACGTGATTTAGGACCTTAAGTCTTATTTTCAGAAGTGAGTTAGTCACTTAGAAGCACTCCTACTCCCCTCCTATGTGCTTGATCCAAAATAAGCCCTATTTGTTGACCTTCCCAGGAAGCTATAAACCACATCTGTTTGCTTAGGCTCTTTGGAAGGCCTAAGATGCTTGGGGGTCTAGAGGAGGTGAGGAGCCAGGgatattcatttttgttgttgattGAGAGCCATTTGTGTGGGGTGAGATCAGCTGTTGATTTGTTATTTGGCTGGATTATATCTGTAATAAATGTTAAAGCAACTATAACCTGTGATAGGCACTTTCATGTATATgaatcaaaaggaaaaaagaaatcacTCTCCACATATTAATTACAGTAATTAATCCTCACCACTTACCTCTGCAGAGTAATAATTagcatccccatttcacagatgtggGAATGGAGACACACAGGATAAATAAACTGCCAAAGGCCACATACTGAGTTAGTGGCAGAGGCTGGATTAGAACATAAGGACTATAACTATCTTTAGTAAGAATGAAGGTGACTTGGCAATTATACTCCAGTATTTGGTTTAATAATCTTAAAGACAGACCCCAAAATCGTCTAAGAGGAAACAGTGTTGACTaaggaagagaaaagcattttttaaaaaggattctTTATGCCTTTTTGGAGGACAGAGAACTTCCATTAAAAACTTTAATACAATTTCTCTCTGTTATCTTTTCCCTAATGGAAATGCATTAATTTAGGGTTAGGATTTTAACTTCACATCCAAAGAAGCAATGGCATAACTGCAGAAAAGGAGTCCTATGTCCTAATTTAATTTGCAGTTGAATATCTTACACTACCATTTTGTTACTTAAATTGATCATTTGGCAATGGAAGTCTGGTAATATTTTTGCATTAGTTGCATTTGATATCGGTACTTTTTAGATCACTAGAGTAAAGTGTTATTGGTTTCCAGCCATGCTCTTCAATGGAGAAAATGTGTGTCCCCTAAAGCCCAGTTTTACAACTCTCCATATGTCAAATGCAACTCCTGCCATTAAAATCAGATCTAACAAACTGTAAATAGTTTCAAATCATTGACAGTGACAATTATGATCAACAATGGCCCCGAGTCATAAGGTTTGAGGGTGTTGGGATTCATTGTTCCAAGCTATTAAACAGAATAACCAGTTGCAAAAATTCAGATtagaatccagatctgaatttacCAAAATACAGGGAGTTTTGATCTGGTGTTCCATTCTGGGTCAATTTCTACATATGAGTTACCACATGCAAAAAACTCTCTGCTTTCAGGTAAGTTTTATGGTTTGTGCATATGCTCTTTCAGAAGGAATACAGTGAAGGTCCTTCTGCTCCAAGTCACACCCATGTACAAAGCCCCCAGCCTAAGAAGTTTTAAAAAGGATTgagataaatgttaaaaaaaaaaaaaaaaagaccacacAGACTAGTGACTAAAATATCACCACACAAACTATTGACTTAAAACTGTATTAAAAGTTCAATGTTTTGAATACAAAATAAATTGCAgtgttctatttttattttgtttttaggtTATGGCCATAGCTACCCCGTAACAAAGGTTGGAAAATATCTGTGTATGCTATATGCATTATTTGGCATACCTCTGATGTTCTTGGTTCTGACAGACCTGGGAGACATCCTTGCAACTATCTTATCCAAGTCTTACAATAAATGTAGGAAACTTAATTCAAAAATGTTAGCCTCTAAACCAGCTAAACTGTGTTCTGGATGCGTCTGTAAGAAAAACAATGAGATAAAAACTGGATCATCATTGCTTATGCAACACAAAATAGTCATCCAGGAACCTTTAAGTATCACGGAAGTGCTGAAAAGCCAATCCTCTGTTAAAAGGAAGTCACTGCAATACCAGAATGCTGAAATATTTGAAATGCTAATTGCAAGAGAAAATCAATACCTTATGCCACCAAGAAATAACAAATTTGAAAGATGGAGTTCATGTCCCGAACTAGATTCAGGGAAGATGACCTGTGTCATCGAAAACTTTGGCAAAGAACTCGAAAAGCTAGATGTGCCCATCTTGCTAATGGCACTAATTGTCTTTGCATACATCTCCTGTGCAGCAGCTATTCTTCCAAAGTGGGAAAACCACATGGATTTCGAGGAggctttctatttttgttttatcaCCTTGACAACAATTGGGTTTGGTGATATTCACTTGGAACATCCcaactttttcttgtttttttccctctaTATTGTCATCGGTATGGAAATAGTCATCATTGCTTTTAAGCTGGGACAAGACCGATTGATTGGCTTGTACAAAAAGGTGATTTCATATGTTAGTAAGAAGACGTCAACACAGTATGAGAAGTATCCATGTAAAAAATAGCCATCATTTCTCCCAGTCACATTCATTGGCGAATGCAATCAGATGAAATTGTTAGTGCGTTTTCTTCTCCCTGATTTATGGAAGGCTTAGAGGGGGCCATATTTCCCCCTCATTTACATGAGCTCCGCTTGTTCTGAAATCAGTAGGAACATGCTGTAAACGGGTGGAAGGCCTCAGGAGAAAATAGACAGGTGCAGTCAGCAAAGGTTTTCCTCAAGGGATAAGATTTGTaaccagaaaaaataaaaaaaccccacaactaacatttaaaaacccctccccgagccgggagTCAGCTCAGTCTTATAAGCCCTGGTAGTGGAGGTCTGTCTACACACAGCAGTCTCTCCTCTCTGCCGCCCAAAGTGTTAAATTATGGTTCTTCCCCACAGCACCTGCAGAAGCACAGCTAAGGCTAACCTCTTGTTCGCCAGGACCAGACAGTGGCCCTGTCCCCTGTTACACACACACCCACTTTTCAATGGCGGAACTTGGCCTGAGATAATTAAACAGAATTAAGGTATGCACCCAACTAGCTGTTCATTCATGATATTAACACATCTAAGTTTCTTAATGGTCAGTGTaatgttaaaatttaaaaaggcCAAATTTTCTCAAACCCCCTCATCCTCTCCAGCTGTTTTGTAGTGTTCAGGCA from Emys orbicularis isolate rEmyOrb1 chromosome 7, rEmyOrb1.hap1, whole genome shotgun sequence encodes:
- the KCNK18 gene encoding potassium channel subfamily K member 18, producing MELRSRPQQDKKMCTKVFWVVFPHACFISSLVIYAFLGAVMFSHIEGNRNCNESKDYKDFMLNLWNLSQNFTENMTENEKIFKKRVHDLFIKAKLEWFADPKEQWSFLGSLFFCCTVFTTVGYGHSYPVTKVGKYLCMLYALFGIPLMFLVLTDLGDILATILSKSYNKCRKLNSKMLASKPAKLCSGCVCKKNNEIKTGSSLLMQHKIVIQEPLSITEVLKSQSSVKRKSLQYQNAEIFEMLIARENQYLMPPRNNKFERWSSCPELDSGKMTCVIENFGKELEKLDVPILLMALIVFAYISCAAAILPKWENHMDFEEAFYFCFITLTTIGFGDIHLEHPNFFLFFSLYIVIGMEIVIIAFKLGQDRLIGLYKKVISYVSKKTSTQYEKYPCKK